In the genome of Arachis stenosperma cultivar V10309 chromosome 6, arast.V10309.gnm1.PFL2, whole genome shotgun sequence, the window ttacaagttaattttaaaatgtcAAATATTAACAGTGACTTTTTAtaacttaaaaattaattaaaagtatgCTGGATCTTTCTAGACAGGAGCTTAGTGTGATAAAAAAATGTAGTTATAGTTATAACTTAtaatgtaatattttttattattaagtcTTTGCTCAACTAATATATACCGTATTTCTATTATCAATATAATATATGCCTAATAAAATTTTGCTAATATATGTTTTAAGAAtattaaaaacatattttataaaaaattattgaaaaaatgaACAAGTTCAACAAATTTAAGTGAAACGAAACCAAATGAACCtgaattaaactaaaaaatgaaccgaaatttcttaaggaataaaaatttttgtcaaTACTTAACAGCAGTATCAAGTGAACCTTaattaattcacaaatgaaccgaaattagttCAGATTTGAATAAAAACTAACGAACTAAACAACCACACATGAACAAGTTCAGCAAATTCAAGCGAAACGAAACTAAATGAAcctaaattaaactaagaaatgaactgaaattttttaaggaataaaaaatttggtcaatacttaacaGCAACATCAAGTGAACCTCAGTTAATTCACAAATGAACTAAAATTAGTTCATATTTGaacaaaaactaactaaacaaccACACATGAACACGTTCAGCAAATTCAAGTGAAACGAAACCAAATGAacctaaattaaactaaaaaatgaaccaaaatttcttaaggaataaaaaatttagtcaatACTTAACAGCAGCATCAAGTGAACATCAGTTAATtcacaaatgaaccgaaattagttCATATTTGaacaaaaactaactaaacaactACACATGAACAAGTTCAACAAATTCAAGCGAAACGAAACCAAATAAAtctaaattaaactaagaaatgaaaCGAAATTTCTTAAAGAATACAAAATTTGGTTAATACTTAATACTATCATCAAGTGAACCTCAGTTAATTCGCAAATGAATCGGAATTAGTTTAGATTTGAACAAACAGTAAAAAAACTCAATCATCAACACAAATACATCAACTTCATTTCTTGATCTAAATGAATCTCaaataaactaagaaatgaaataaaattatttaataatgaCATCAGAGAAAATCAGAACGaataaatatgttaaaaaaatgTTGGTATTATTGTTGGTGATGAtgataacaaaagaaaaagataatgaaaaagaaaaaaaaaagaagacgcAGCATTAGGAAAGAAGCGGTGAAACGTGCGCGCGTGAATTTAAAATACTTGTTTGGACTTGATTCGGGTTATGACTTGAATGTAGAGTTTTATTCATATAATATAGTTGTattcagttttaattttaatattttaattttaattttaattacaattaaaaaatgTCATGTTACATATTTTAGttgttaaatttataattattaattagtcaTTGATAATATATAAGAGAGTTAGATAGGTGTGAAGGAATGAGATAgagaaaaggagaaagaaaaaaaatttaattttaattgtaatgAAAAAGTGACATAtgacaaattttaattataaaattagtaatttaaTAAATGTATAACATAGGATTTAGATTAATGATTTACTATTTATGatctaattaaaatataataaattaatttttaaaaaattagttgatattgactataaaaaagttttaaaatattatttattatttatttatatactaaaatcaattactaatatatatgtatataaatatatattatttgatttatttttaaaatatatttatattttaataaatatttatatttatagcTCATTTTAATATACACTTAGTGTGATTGGAAAGAAAAAATAACTCTCTAACATTACtcgttttaaaaatattaaggGTTATCAAAACTATTCAAGATATAGATTAAGACTAAGTAGCTAGTTTGTCATTGTTCtcacttatttatttattattattattgaatttctatagaattaattgaaaaaaaaaacatacaaatTAATAACATATCAACACTCAAATTTAGCAGCGGGGCATTATTCATAAGCAAATACTGTGGATTCCATCTGAGCCTCCAAATGGGCGCGCGCCACTCCAGCTCTTTAATTTGTTCATCCCTCATTCAAATTAAATTGGTCTTATctttgtaattattttggtcAACAATGGGATCTTGCTAGATATGAAGTTGCATTATGACCTGTGAGGAGGGTACATAGGGTTGTTTCTCTTTTATTTctagtagttttttttttaatcaaatataGAGTAATTCGAACTCGCAACCTCTTATATGAGTATGAAAAGATTATGTCATTTAAACTATAGCTAGTCGGctctttccttctttctttctttaacTTGTTggaccatatatatatatacaattgTAAATAGTAAATACCAAAGTGAAGGAATTCTAGACAAGTGATGAGCAATTTAACCATTTCAGTACTCGGCAAAAAATATCTATCTTTTCATGAGAAACAGAtagtcaaagaaaaatgaagaaacaatcttgagtaaagtatcgtttttgtccctaacgtttggggtaagtctcaaagttgtccctaacgtttcaatcgtcctatttaagtccttaacgtttcaaaattgactcaatgttgtcctgccgttagggatccgttaatagaattaacggcgggacaaaattgagacaattttaaaacgttggggacaaaaacgatacatagaaataaattttaattttatccttcaataatattaatttttactgtacataatattcaatcgttttttaaattacagttaatcacattacttttattttaaataaattaattttgttataattttattcttaaaataatgtaattttttataaataaataaattttacactttcattctaaataatgtaattttactttcattatttaatcacattacttataatttttttaataattttacactttcattctaaataaattaatttttttataattttacatttaaagtaatgtaatttttttttataaataaataacttttatactttcattctaaataatataattttactttcattacttaatcacattacttatatttttttttaattttacactttcattctaaataaataaattttttataattttatgcttaagtattgtaattcttttataaataaataaattttatactttcattctaaataatgtaattttactttcattacttaatcacattacttataattttttttataattttacactttcattcaaaataaattaatttttttatacttttactctttcattctaaataatgtaattttactttcattactcaatcatattacttatattttttttataattttacactttcattctattcatattacattatttatttagaataaaagtgtaaaatttatttatttataaaaaaattacattactttaagtataaaataaaaaaaaattttatttagaataaaagtgatgtgattaagtgtaaatgtgattaaaaataattaaatactatgtatagtaaaaaattattattattgaagaataaaattaaaatttatttctatgtatcatttttgtccccaacgttttcgtcctatttaagtccctaacgtttcaaaatcgtttcaattttgtcccgccgtcaattttattaacggatccctaacggtaggacaacattgagtcaattttgaaacgttggggacttaaataggacgattgaaacgttagggacaactttgagacttaccccaaacgttggggacaaaaacgatactttactcaaCAATCTTTTCAGCAAAAGAAATGACAAAAGGACGAAACTTAAGCAGGCACAAATGCCCCACTCATCAGGAAAACTATTATATTCACGAACTTGCAAATTAAAGCAACAACAAATTATATGAGTTTCAACATAGAGCTGTTGGTAGTAATtaaagaaattaataattaaagtGGAAAGAACACTTTGATTTTCAAAGATATTCGTACAGACCAAGCCCGAATGAAAGGAAGAAAGGCATTATTattacatatatacatacacaCATTAAGATTAGCATATATGAGTAAAGGTGTTAGTTTTTGTCTGGCGATTGAAATAATAATAGTTAATTGATGATGGACATGTGAAGGCATTGACCTAAGTGATGGAAATGATTTCCACTTGGGCCAAGAGAATGTTTAGAGGGTCCCACTTAAATACCGAAAGAAGGGTGTGCTCTTGAGAGAGTCTTTGCACATGCCATAATTAAAAGCGGAACATCATCGATCACTCGTGGAATTGAGGATCTGTGTCGTGACTCATGCCTCTCTCTTcctattaaaataatacaaatccTTCAAAGTGGTCGTCCATTGTATTAGGTTTGTGTTTGGTTGGGGCAGGTACGTAATTTAATCCGCTTTTATTTTGGGTAATGCTAGAGCGATAAATTAATTGTTGCCACAataaataaatgttaaataaaataagttatgACTGTTTTtgtctgattttttttttgttaccaaatattttcgattattttaatatgtattgtGATTAATCAATTATGTGATTTATGTAAGAGAACTTTGTTGTCAATTTGAGTTTTATAATTAATGCTTGCAATAATGTGATCCACAATTTAAGCCCGCCATTAATTGTTGCGGACATGAgcaaattaattaaaacatgcgttgtttttcttcttttcctaaTTTTCAACCGAATAATTCCACCAAAGTGCTTTCATGGTTGGAAAGAATCTTGATCCGATGGGATAATTTAGATAACAAAGCTGACAAACCCACTAATTTTTGCACAGATAGATAGAAATAGTAACCATAGAGAGGGAGCTAGCTAGCGcacaaaccactcaaccaaaataataataataataattaaacttgaataattaatatatatcgGAGTCTTTTCCTTAATCATGATCAAAACTCAAAAGTCATTTGGACCAAATCTTTGAAAGCATACATGAATAAAGTTGATTGATCTACTTCTGACAGAAGAATTCATGAATACAAGTTGCATGTCCTGGGGCAAATTAAAGCATGACCTATATTCAGCTATTcttctatctatctatctatctctCTATGTAAAAAGATTTcaagaaaggaaaaacaaaCCAAGAGTAAAACCCTCACATTGTTGAAATAGCAAATGTATACAAATTAAGAGCAAGTAATTAATAATAACCATATATATTATCCTACTACTGTGTTAGCTTCTCTCTGAACAATTTCAAGCagattatatataattaagaagATGAGATGAATGCATTGCATGATTGTCATCATTAATTTTCttcttaattaataactaattaccATGATGAGCCTTCACCAATAATACCAGTCCAATACCCAGTTGAATTGTTCCCAgcttgttgtttgttgttttggTCAACTCCAAAAGGGAACAGAAGCCTCCCATTATTATGATTATCATTATTCTCTACTTGCCCACCATCAACCAAAGAAAACCCAAGACTGGGCTTAATCTCTTGCATGGGAAACCCAGAAGGGTAAAGAGCATTTGAATTTGGCATCAATGAAGAATGGACATAAGGAGCAGCCATCCCAGAAGACCTTAGCAACTCAATCGCTGATAGAGAACTTGGAGCAACAGCACCAGCAGCAGCAGTAGAAGAAGATCCatcacctcctcctcctcctcctcctccggTTTCGAGTTTCGGAATCTCAACATATGCAGACAAAGCATGATGATGAAAGTTGTCCATAGCTGGAAAAGCTAAATTGAGATCATGCCCTCCTCCTTGCATCATTTTATTATTAGGGTTTTGTGGTGGGTTCAAATCTGGAACCTTTGGTGCAGAAGATGACGataaagaagatgaagaggatGAAGCTGATGATGAGATGATCTTCTTATTCTTCCTTGAACCGCCACCGACAGGGACGTTGCGAAGAGAGCCTCCCTCAGTCCAGTACCTTCTGCAAGTCTTGCAGAAGTACCTGGGCTGAGTGAGGCTATAGTTGTTATAGTAGCAAAACTTTGTGTTGGTTGAATTGCACCTTGGACAGTTCAATTGCTCTTGTGGCCTTGCTTTCTTCTCCAACACTGGCCTTGCTGTGCATGAAGAATTCCCAGATATTCCTTCCATGCTTCTTCAACCTCCTAACATAttaacaacaaataaaaataatcttCTTTTTCACAATTATAGATCACATGAgcaaaggaaaaagaaaagcagTGTAAACTTCCTTTTgtagaaagagagagaagatggtggaaaattatataaatccaaagttgaagaaattaaagataCTAATAATAACTCCTCTCAAGTCCAATTAATTAACTTGATACATACCATTAATCTAAGATTTTCATTATTAAACCTAATCTCAGaacatagaagaaaaagaaagaggaaagcaataagagagagagagagagagagaagtgaCCTTGAAGCTGGTGGCTGGTCCTTAGTGTAAGAAAGAATGTTTTAGTTGGTTTGTGGGTTGGCTTTATCTGTTGGCTTTACTTTATGAATGATACAAAGAGAAAAAGTAtcacaaaagaagaagagaaatgtGTCTGTCTCTTTTGACTATTAACCTTgcagtaattaattaatttgatttgatttctcttttgcttttgttttAATTTACGTGGTGGAATAATGAGTGGGTTTCTCTTTCTTTGCTATATCTACTTTCTTTTGTCAAaccatctttttcttctctaaTCAACGACCATTCATCACAAAcctatatatattcttttatgTAACTAACATACAGAGATCCATGTTTTCCATTATTCCTTTCATTCTCCATGATGCTTTAACATATTAGggttttaatttcttgcaaagTTATCAAATTGGATTCTCTCCTATCATGATCGGTCGTCTTCATTTTTTACCTTTATCTATTTATGCAATAACTTGTAAACATTCTATGTTTTGGAAATTTGGAAAAGCTTTATTTCATGGTTGATCACTCATAATAAGATGAGGGTAAAAaatcaggtgcagtcgacttcacgtgaagttaataGCTGAGAGCTGttacataaaaatttagttaaatcagtcaaatcatctaaaaGCTCTCAGTTATCAATTTTACGTGAAATTGACTACACTTAAATTTTCACCTAAGATGAAACGTACTGAAACCACAATTCAATTGCAACCAACTGCATTAGACGAGCCCACCAAGTAATGTAACTTTAACTGTTAATTACTTGATAATTGGATGATCtcattttatgaatttaatttattttattttatttctgtaTATGGTTAGtgaaatttttatatcaaaaatatttgttaacaaaaaaaaaccaaaaacaactaaaatttattttatttattatttattaattattaataaaaaatgaataaatattaaataagataagttttttttatcattttagcATTACtgtttttatatataataagtaTTTAGTCATGCAGAGTTACATAGATAATTAAGTTGTTTTATAAAATCACTTATTACTATTTTAAAATTCTCATAAACACAAGTTGATTAGTGATTATAAATGACATGATCCTTTAATTGTAGATAATTATAACAAATATGGTCTAAAATAAGAAGGTGCTTAATTTGAAGAGTGAAACGTTACGGATTCAATGCATCATTATGCATACTGTATGTACAACTCGTCATGAATGAGAAAATCATGATCAATATTGAATAGTAAGTCAATTAATCTGGACTTAAAACGTGAGGAAATGGGTGTGTTTTCTGGAATGTTTTGGAATTAAGCAATGTGCTTAAGCTTGAACTAATCAGAAAGCAATACATGAATTCGCTCACATCATCATTCCATAATTATATTTTCGCATGTTTTGCAAAACAATACTTGTCTATTAAGAAAATTGTAGTATTAAATTTAAACGGAAATataaactttatttatttttgctagaaaaaaattttaatttgattgattGTACCTCTCATGAGCTGATATATTACCAAAACATATTAATTTAGtcaagagaagaaataattttGCATCCTAAAATGAGATACAGCGTTGCTTTATGCAGCATCGATGGATCATGATATTCATAGCAAAgaacaaattaattaattaaagggTAAGAGAGGTTTTTCAAATACATAAAAAAGTGGGTGTCAATATAGCCGACAAGAGGCGACAAAAAGAGGCCACCATGGGTCCCAAATAGTGCGCGGATGGgatggaaaaaagaaaaagaaaaagatccTTCAATCTTTAAATACTATTATTCAATTGAaattaatcataattaattagTGAAATCTTGTTCAATTGGGTACCCTTTTGGTTGTGATGGGGACGCCTATTGCCTtcaattacttttattttattttattttttacaaaccATACAAACCCAATATTACGAATCCTCAGTTAGCAATGGAAGTTCTGCCATCACAGATAATATTCCTGATGCTTTAATTTCCAATAAAACAGAACATATATAATACAATATAACTGCAAACAAAAGCGAATGGTAAGGAGTAGTGAATTAGAGAAGATTTGCATATGCGTGCATGCTATTGGCCATCATCATTGACTAATATTGAATTTTTGATACGCATCAAATTAAAATCCATAGACTAATCAGTAATCACTAATGTATGTATGTAGGTGTATGCGTTAACTTTGGCTGCGTTTGTTTACAAGACACTGACTGCGTTTGTTTATAAAGATAGGACATTAAAACAGAAACACTGAAACCAAAATTGTATTTTATGTCCATCTTGACAGGAAGGACACGGAAACACTAACAAAATACACAActtatactttttattttttttcattatttttgttaattttttataattatattttttattattatatttttcatctcaaattttttgaatgaaaaaaatgagaataaattaaattttcataatttgttttagtttatcactaaataaaatacaagaacataaaattttgtgtctttatctATCAATATCTTGTCCTATTTTATTCTCAGTATTTTCTCTTATCTTGTTTTTAAAAACAAACGCCTTGGGAATAAAACCTCTTCCACCAAGAGTGTACtattcaattatttaattaatttgttgtTGCTAAAGTCATGGCATTAGAGGAATATATAATGTGCACGATTCTTACTAGCTAGCTACAACAAGCCCTgtcaaattaaaagatattatgTCAATATCTTTGAGAGAGACAGTCACTTACCTGGTGGCTGGTATGTGATGAACGCAAGCCATGCcaattctttattattattattatttcaatgTTCATATACTCCATTCAGTTGATTAGTACATTTATTTCAATAGGGAAGACTTTGAGATCCTGATGATGGAATACTTGTGTGCATGTAGCCCTACCCTGGCGACCCACACTTTGAAATATGTATACTTGGTGTTTCTCAAGATTTGTGTGTTTGCTAGACCAGCTAAAATCAGTAGCGAGACTATTGGTGTTTTACTATGTAACCAAAGTGGTTCTTTCGAACATGACAATGAAAAAGAGTTTGTATCAGAGAGATTACGAGTAAATACCCATAATGGTCTCTGTGATTCGGGTTGTTACTTAATGTGGTCTCTGAGATCCTAATTGCACCATTGTAATCTTTCAAATACGGCTCCGGATGCCATAATAGTCCTTGGACAGTTTTTCGGTAATGAGTCATCAACAAAACGCTGACGTGGCCTCATTTTGCCACGCTGGATGATGTCAATGGCTAGTTGAGCTGGCAAAGTTTCAATTTATACCCAATGTGGTCCCTCCCTCTATATTTAACCCTAAATTCCCAAATGTTCAGTAAgttaatttcttcttcttcttcatcgtTGTTTTCCCATtcttgttgttgctgttgttccTGAAGTTGGAAGTGAATATCCATGATGGGTGGTGGAAGCACTAGAGCCGGAAGCTCTATTAGTTCACCGTGCAGTGGCCATCGGACGAGAACGCAAAGTAGGAGCAGAAGATCCGGGGTATCGGAATGGTGCGATTGCGGCTGCCGGCCAGTTCTCAGGTGGTCTGGGACAGATTCAAACCCAAATAAATCATTTTTTGGTTGTCCCAATTATAATGTGAGTTATCAGTATTACTTGTGTTGTTATGATTACTCCTACCTACCTGACTGTtcttctcttgttcttctttcCTGAAGTTTGAGCATGTTATATGTTTGCTTGATTACAGACAAGTGAAAAGAGATGGTGTGGGCTTTTTGTGTGAGCAGATACTGGACAGGATGAACCAGTTGAGAAACCAAAATCTTATGGAGATAATCATGAAGTGAAGATGAACTTTGATTGGAGACTTGGGAGATTAGAAGAAGATGTCCGGAATCAAAAATTGGTTAACCAATTGTTGGTGTTAGTTGTGTATGTATTGATTGTGTTAATTGTTATCCTGTATTGTAAAGGCTGAGTTAAAAGAGTTGGTGGTGTGTATCTTGTATTCATTGAATGAACAATATGTAAAAAATGATAACATGATTATGGTATTAAAAACTGTTGAATGGTGTTTGTTGATGGAATGTAAACTTGGATAACTCAATTAATTAAAACAGTAATATGCTAAAGAAGGTAGCATAAGTGATTGAAAACCAGCCATCACTGAATTAAGATAATGGTTCAAACTTAAAAGATAATTGTATTAAGATAATGGTTCAACTTAACACAGTTAGTCACATAACACAAATGGCAGCCAACTAACATGAGCATGTTAAACAAAGTTGTCTCAAAAAGGAGGACTTTACAGCAAAACATATACATGCTCTATGGGGGTAATGGTTGTGTTAATCTTGGAGAATTCTTTTTCTGTTGtgtattttcctccaaaacctTTGGTAGTGATGCTCCATGCTCGAAATAGAGTTTTATCAACAGATAAGAGTTTTATCAAATAGAACACTCATGACCATGAAAcagaatattatttttaaacagAGTATGACCATAATCAAACAGAGCTTCTCATGAAACCCCAACCTAATCAAACCATAGAACCatagtaatagaaaaaaaaaaaccaaaattccAACCACACTCAAAACACAAGCATATACAAAAATCATCATGCATTgcagaaaaagaataaaaaaattaccttTACAAATGGCAGAATCTCTTGTTTCTGACACAGGAGAAAACAAACGATAAAGTGAAACTTGATTTTGATGTCTTCTGAGTGCAAGAATTTCAACCTCACCAATGGAACCTTAAGAAAGTAACAGAGCATTATTTTCAAACAGAGCATCTCATGCAACCTAATCAAACCCTAGAACCATAGtaacagaataaaaaaaatcataatttcCAACCATACTCACAACACAAGCATATACAAAAATTATCATGCATTgcaaaaaaagaataaaaaaaaattacctttaCAAATGCATAACCTCTTGTTTCTGACGCAGGAGGAAACGAACGATGAAGTAAAACTTgattttgatatcttttgagTGTAAGAATTTCAACCTCACTAATGGAAAGAgagaaggaaaaagaagaagaaaataagaagacaGAGGGTGGAAGTGGAGAAGACAAGTGAAGAGATGGTGTGTTTTTTATGAAGCGcgtttcatatttttattttatgccaAACGACGATGTTTTTGCCAAATTGGGGCGCCAACCCAAAACGCCAACGTTTTGGCTCTCCAACGTGGCATCTTTGTGATACATCAGATCGACGGTCATGACTCATCACCGGAAAACTGTTCAGGGACTATTATGGTACCCGGAGCCATATCTGAAGGATTACAATGGTGCaattgggatctcagggatCACATTGGGTAACGACCTGAATCTCAGAAACTATTATGGAGATTTACTCGAGAGATTACTGTTGGTGGAATAGTTCCGTATCTTTAGTCCAATAATctagcataattttttttaatcaatacttttaaatattattaatcaactaacaattaaaaataataagttcaaccaaataaaatttaaataaattatgaaaGCAAGagggatttttttaaaataaatattatttacgaaaataaataatttgcagtatttttataaaattgcatc includes:
- the LOC130935723 gene encoding dof zinc finger protein DOF2.5-like, which translates into the protein MEGISGNSSCTARPVLEKKARPQEQLNCPRCNSTNTKFCYYNNYSLTQPRYFCKTCRRYWTEGGSLRNVPVGGGSRKNKKIISSSASSSSSSLSSSSAPKVPDLNPPQNPNNKMMQGGGHDLNLAFPAMDNFHHHALSAYVEIPKLETGGGGGGGGDGSSSTAAAGAVAPSSLSAIELLRSSGMAAPYVHSSLMPNSNALYPSGFPMQEIKPSLGFSLVDGGQVENNDNHNNGRLLFPFGVDQNNKQQAGNNSTGYWTGIIGEGSSW